A single window of Pyxidicoccus xibeiensis DNA harbors:
- a CDS encoding NHL repeat-containing protein, with protein sequence MTHKARKWGVLAALVAVGSAVGVVVLRQGATSPEAVSGGVSPGATLTSVGPRLLSNETSQPLSIQGERLVPGLTLALGPPLSRELPLTVVDSRHAYARLPADLALPEDTGQVVVEARLALAGGARTEGVSRLTVVNDAAFADLTAMALSPDGRTLFLASPTTDTVFSLDVEGGRVERLAAGDGPSALATWQDASGRPWLGVVHRYQPELRLYALDAPGSAPRTLPAPLGAHGLEVDGARGVAFIAEHVRDRVHAVSLADGKPRWTAAVDPNPRALARWKDVLAVGSLQTGQLELLRQEDGAPVATVAPGPGVAILGGHTEPFREQVMGGKAPRAVVASERLGRLFMASLGPNVGPNPKRMEVSNNSGVAVVDPAKGDYVRHRGFGAGVTEGLALDDAAGLLYAADVGVGRVRVLDARALAGAEKAARGAVLQEVALAPPANTPRIRPAEDFGTKGRAGEELHSGPRSLALAPDGRTLYVLNRFTRTVAVVDVREARAGRARVVRQWPVVASRAQAKRRLGQVLYYADLGRTGITCDGCHLEGHTGGVFYEKTRPNRIYRSTTVLGSRDTPPYFTPASQDSLAETASFVGGRNRFHNPAPSPEEVEALTLFNAMMATPPNPFRGADGAPLESVELPDGAVGNPARGRELFEGKGRCVECHPAPLYTLDQDPATRGKYLDVGTPVALPLRLEQQDLVPGAATPSLVGTWDVWPLLTSATAGYAVKDGRLVVGTRFPLRAVLEASGPKHGDTRALTPGERDDLLAFLLTL encoded by the coding sequence TTGACGCACAAGGCTCGAAAGTGGGGAGTGCTGGCGGCGCTGGTGGCGGTGGGCTCGGCCGTGGGCGTCGTGGTGCTGCGCCAGGGGGCGACGTCCCCTGAGGCTGTTTCAGGAGGTGTATCGCCGGGTGCGACGCTCACCTCGGTCGGGCCCCGGCTCCTCAGCAACGAGACGTCCCAGCCCCTGTCCATCCAGGGCGAGCGGCTGGTGCCGGGGCTGACGCTGGCGCTGGGGCCGCCGCTGTCGCGCGAGCTGCCGCTGACGGTGGTGGACTCGCGCCACGCCTACGCCCGCCTGCCCGCGGACCTGGCGTTGCCGGAGGACACGGGGCAGGTGGTGGTGGAGGCGCGGCTGGCGCTCGCTGGCGGCGCTCGGACCGAGGGCGTCTCGCGGCTCACGGTGGTGAACGACGCGGCCTTCGCGGACCTGACGGCGATGGCGCTGTCCCCGGACGGGCGCACGCTGTTCCTGGCCTCGCCCACCACGGACACGGTGTTCTCGCTGGACGTGGAGGGGGGCCGGGTGGAGCGACTGGCGGCGGGCGACGGGCCCTCCGCGCTGGCGACCTGGCAGGATGCGTCCGGCAGGCCTTGGCTGGGCGTGGTGCACCGCTACCAGCCGGAGCTGCGCCTGTACGCGCTGGATGCGCCGGGCAGTGCGCCCCGGACTCTGCCCGCGCCGCTCGGCGCCCACGGGCTGGAGGTGGATGGGGCGCGCGGCGTGGCCTTCATCGCCGAGCACGTGCGGGACAGGGTGCACGCGGTGTCGCTGGCGGACGGGAAGCCGCGGTGGACGGCGGCGGTGGACCCCAACCCGCGCGCGCTGGCGCGGTGGAAGGACGTGCTGGCGGTGGGCAGCCTCCAGACGGGCCAGCTGGAGCTGCTGCGCCAGGAGGACGGCGCGCCCGTGGCCACGGTGGCGCCGGGGCCGGGCGTGGCGATTCTGGGAGGACACACGGAGCCCTTCCGCGAGCAGGTGATGGGCGGCAAGGCGCCCCGCGCCGTCGTCGCGAGCGAGCGGCTGGGGCGCCTCTTCATGGCCAGCCTGGGCCCCAACGTGGGGCCCAACCCGAAGCGCATGGAGGTGAGCAACAACAGCGGCGTGGCGGTGGTGGACCCGGCGAAGGGCGACTACGTGCGGCACCGGGGCTTCGGCGCGGGCGTGACGGAGGGGCTGGCGCTGGATGACGCCGCCGGGCTGCTCTACGCGGCGGACGTGGGCGTCGGCCGGGTGCGCGTGCTGGACGCGCGCGCGCTGGCTGGGGCCGAGAAGGCGGCGCGCGGCGCGGTGCTGCAGGAGGTGGCGCTGGCGCCGCCCGCGAATACGCCGCGCATCCGCCCGGCGGAGGACTTCGGGACGAAGGGCAGGGCAGGGGAGGAGCTGCACTCCGGGCCGCGCTCGCTGGCGCTGGCGCCGGACGGGCGCACGCTCTACGTGCTCAACCGCTTCACGCGGACGGTGGCGGTGGTGGACGTGCGCGAGGCAAGGGCCGGCCGGGCCCGCGTGGTGCGCCAGTGGCCCGTGGTGGCGTCGCGCGCGCAGGCCAAGCGCCGCCTGGGGCAGGTCCTCTACTACGCGGACCTGGGGCGCACGGGGATTACCTGCGACGGCTGCCACCTCGAGGGGCACACGGGCGGCGTCTTCTACGAGAAGACCCGGCCCAACCGCATCTACCGCTCCACCACGGTGCTGGGCAGCCGGGACACGCCGCCGTACTTCACGCCGGCCAGCCAGGACAGCCTCGCGGAGACGGCGAGCTTCGTGGGCGGGCGCAACCGCTTCCACAACCCGGCCCCGTCGCCGGAGGAGGTGGAGGCGCTCACCCTCTTCAACGCGATGATGGCGACGCCGCCCAACCCCTTCCGGGGCGCGGACGGCGCACCGCTGGAGTCGGTGGAGCTGCCGGACGGCGCGGTGGGGAACCCGGCGCGCGGGCGCGAGCTGTTCGAGGGGAAGGGCCGCTGCGTGGAGTGCCACCCCGCGCCGCTCTACACGCTGGACCAGGACCCGGCCACGCGCGGGAAGTACCTGGACGTGGGCACGCCGGTGGCGCTGCCGCTGCGGCTGGAGCAGCAGGACCTGGTGCCCGGCGCGGCGACGCCGTCGCTGGTGGGCACGTGGGACGTGTGGCCCCTGCTGACGAGCGCCACCGCCGGCTACGCGGTGAAGGACGGGCGGCTCGTGGTGGGCACGCGCTTCCCGCTGCGCGCGGTGCTGGAGGCGTCCGGGCCGAAGCACGGCGACACGCGCGCGCTCACGCCGGGGGAGCGCGATGACCTGCTCGCGTTCCTGCTGACGCTGTAG
- a CDS encoding AgmX/PglI C-terminal domain-containing protein gives MSGQPSVLQVVILRDGLLVGTEVFVPGTYSLGSDPASDLRLDDPSVESRHALLYFQNGRAAIQDAGSTTGLFVNGHRVSACEIRSVDEVLCGPFVLKTRVLAQRPQEAKPQPPPEVAAMLAAAQPPPPGASAPQQPAAVRQLRAAPAPQPQPLATTVPAVRAVPQAPPPQQPALRPVPPQQPAQRVGNAVTQAAYAPSPAPQVAAPNVVALPQPAQQAVSPMPVPGAHAPWPSQQQAPVPVPAGTLPSVRRRATQEQPQSDMNASMLFADDLLADVTLDPLPDASGPLLQEHRPTATRPTHAPRVGQGKGAAQLYLELYWGAIRKDARRFKPDSKKPVQASVELPEAMPLWGFTLPDTGAPFTLAESLNGAFRLFVPPGTEVEKSGNDGRFAPVTGAALESDGNRRFLTLRQGTAARLTQGQMSLVAYAAPKPERVWVNPLRGMPWLALACFILFGGAFAGFLALKPATPETADFTQRNLPPVALRLIAPEPKKKEEAKKKLEALKQKAPKPVKEKVAEKAPPKPVEKTPPPQPAKAVAAAPPESRALKALAKLSAAGPATNDLLAAVDKLGSGPGSKNVKNSNYKLSGLIGKAPIANAGLGTFGLGGGGKGGGATLGAELLRGKGGGGIGALGAGGVGKGKVGGTVTRATARSIASTQGTVDREAVARVINSHLNEVHGCYERALLKNPGLAGKVVLEWTIGAAGRVVAAKTKSSTLSNAAVEACILSSLKGWTFPAPKGGVVIITYPFLFNSVGY, from the coding sequence TTGAGCGGTCAGCCCAGCGTCCTGCAAGTCGTCATCCTCCGCGACGGCCTCCTCGTGGGGACGGAGGTGTTCGTCCCCGGTACCTATTCGCTCGGGTCGGACCCCGCGTCCGACCTGCGCCTGGATGACCCGTCCGTCGAGTCGCGCCATGCGCTGCTCTACTTCCAGAACGGGCGCGCGGCCATCCAGGACGCGGGCTCCACCACGGGCCTGTTCGTCAACGGCCATCGCGTCTCCGCGTGTGAAATCCGCTCGGTGGACGAGGTGCTCTGCGGCCCCTTCGTGCTGAAGACTCGCGTGCTGGCGCAGAGGCCACAGGAGGCCAAGCCCCAGCCGCCGCCGGAAGTGGCCGCGATGCTCGCCGCCGCGCAGCCGCCTCCGCCCGGCGCCTCCGCGCCGCAGCAGCCCGCGGCCGTGCGGCAGCTCCGGGCGGCGCCCGCGCCCCAGCCCCAGCCGCTCGCCACCACCGTGCCCGCGGTGCGCGCCGTGCCGCAGGCTCCGCCGCCCCAGCAGCCCGCGCTCCGTCCGGTGCCGCCCCAGCAGCCCGCGCAGCGCGTGGGCAACGCCGTGACGCAGGCGGCGTATGCCCCCTCGCCGGCCCCGCAGGTCGCCGCGCCCAACGTCGTGGCCCTGCCGCAGCCCGCGCAGCAGGCCGTGTCGCCCATGCCCGTTCCGGGGGCGCACGCGCCCTGGCCCTCGCAGCAGCAGGCCCCCGTGCCCGTGCCGGCCGGCACCCTGCCGTCGGTGCGCCGCCGCGCCACGCAGGAGCAGCCGCAGTCGGACATGAACGCCAGCATGCTGTTCGCGGACGACCTGCTGGCGGACGTCACCCTCGACCCGCTCCCGGACGCCTCGGGCCCGCTGCTCCAGGAGCACCGCCCCACGGCCACGCGGCCCACGCACGCGCCGCGCGTCGGCCAGGGCAAGGGCGCCGCCCAGCTCTACCTGGAGCTGTACTGGGGTGCCATCCGCAAGGACGCGCGCCGCTTCAAGCCGGACTCGAAGAAGCCCGTGCAGGCCTCGGTGGAGCTTCCCGAGGCCATGCCGCTGTGGGGCTTCACGCTGCCGGACACTGGCGCGCCCTTCACGCTCGCCGAGAGCCTCAACGGCGCCTTCCGCCTCTTCGTGCCGCCGGGCACGGAGGTGGAGAAGAGCGGCAATGACGGCCGCTTCGCCCCCGTCACCGGCGCGGCGCTGGAGTCCGACGGCAACCGCCGCTTCCTCACGCTGCGCCAGGGCACCGCCGCGCGGCTGACGCAGGGCCAGATGTCCCTGGTGGCCTACGCGGCCCCCAAGCCCGAGCGCGTCTGGGTCAACCCCCTGCGGGGCATGCCCTGGCTGGCGCTGGCGTGCTTCATCCTGTTCGGCGGCGCCTTCGCGGGCTTCCTCGCCCTCAAGCCCGCCACGCCGGAGACGGCGGACTTCACGCAGCGGAACCTGCCGCCCGTGGCCCTGCGCCTCATCGCCCCCGAGCCGAAGAAGAAGGAGGAGGCGAAGAAGAAGCTGGAGGCCCTGAAGCAGAAGGCCCCCAAGCCGGTGAAGGAGAAGGTCGCGGAGAAGGCTCCGCCCAAGCCGGTGGAGAAGACGCCGCCGCCCCAGCCCGCCAAGGCCGTGGCCGCCGCCCCGCCGGAGAGCCGGGCGCTCAAGGCGCTGGCGAAGCTGTCGGCCGCCGGGCCCGCGACGAATGACCTGCTGGCCGCGGTGGACAAGCTGGGCAGCGGCCCGGGCAGCAAGAACGTGAAGAACTCCAACTACAAGCTGTCCGGCCTCATCGGCAAGGCGCCCATCGCCAACGCGGGCCTGGGCACCTTCGGCCTGGGCGGCGGCGGCAAGGGCGGCGGCGCCACGCTGGGCGCCGAGCTCTTGCGCGGCAAGGGCGGCGGCGGCATCGGCGCGCTGGGCGCGGGCGGCGTGGGCAAGGGCAAGGTGGGCGGCACCGTCACCCGCGCCACGGCCCGCAGCATCGCCTCCACCCAGGGCACCGTGGACCGCGAGGCCGTGGCGCGCGTCATCAACAGCCACCTCAACGAGGTGCACGGCTGCTACGAGCGCGCGCTGCTGAAGAACCCGGGCCTCGCCGGCAAGGTAGTGCTGGAGTGGACCATCGGCGCCGCCGGCCGCGTGGTCGCCGCCAAGACGAAGTCCTCCACGCTGAGCAACGCCGCCGTGGAGGCGTGCATCCTCTCCAGCCTCAAGGGCTGGACGTTCCCCGCCCCCAAGGGTGGCGTCGTCATCATCACCTACCCGTTCCTCTTCAACTCCGTCGGTTACTGA
- a CDS encoding nSTAND1 domain-containing NTPase, which yields MSTARLGEPGPRFASEDAAGGAVGPYEVVLEFTRAHRADDPYGFHDLRPQEYLLRMGQGGVKSAYFPWSERVLMDLAALARGEPDPVAARRLGEELRRFLDALDWGGHEDALEAEARSGRGPRLVVRSAAAELYSLPWELATFKDSGQHLADLRGFTLRYEWPREVRPAPAPSAREGRVLLAWSEAGGGVPEKEHQEALARASLEGGFGFEGRRDVLPKVSLEALEKTLREAVQADEPVAVLHLLCHGAPLGTSEDSHYGLVWNAPEGGRRLVDAGALGAVLGPYRDTLRMVVLCACHGGDGGALASHLGSLAQELHRVGIGMVVASRLPLSAEGSVVLARTLYEKLLVDSCSLEEALGAARRGLRVEVKGFDWASLQLYARRTGDADLRPVVLRPYQGLLPFGPSNRRFFFGRSRLEAELLARLGEAVRGQRPRFQVVAGASGAGKSSVVMAGLIPQLPPAEWDVLTVRPEALVRTMPRATGMRAEALRELRHRLHRLWSAEPMADEGRVEPHDVLVEVWRLRHARPQQRLLLVVDQLEEVFTHLDPVERRELMQALWALGREKELECVVVTTLRVDSFERCGEVVLDADTRLDAVVYAEKHRVFVPQMSPEELAEAIEKPAHRVGLYLEAGLVDRLCRDVGQEPGALPLLEHALDTLWRHREGHRLTHRAYEEMEGVAGSLVQTAEQLYDSLEEDERQQSRRLRAELVALGDETTPDTRRRVWLEDVRPSDPAEQAAFDRVLDKLVTARLVTRSTVGDGGGKVCLEVAHEALIRRWKRLRGWLQQNRRRLLQWRELRAMAEAWQLHRNEPEGGSSYLAVGARLGYARGIREEHQWQMTAPVREFLEACEEHEHRKVRSRRRRRMGLVLAMGVLAAVTFELTRRHLAALERLERIGRQGTQVHRGVARLCPRDDAKAECGELRQAADTFLVGLDAANEVPLLQDRVTHHMATGDTARMRGDLASASEEYRQALALTQDLLAKQPDTPLFKQMRVSIHASLGQLAHTRGLFKEALQHYLTHLELLDELLKHDPANAGLRDEHSRSLKRLAKLASDQAQSVKDAARPLGNPDP from the coding sequence ATGAGCACGGCACGCCTGGGGGAGCCGGGGCCGAGGTTCGCGAGCGAGGACGCGGCGGGAGGGGCGGTGGGTCCATACGAGGTCGTGCTGGAGTTCACACGGGCCCACCGGGCCGATGACCCCTATGGCTTCCATGACCTGCGGCCGCAGGAGTACCTGCTGCGCATGGGCCAGGGAGGGGTGAAGAGCGCGTACTTCCCCTGGAGCGAGCGGGTACTGATGGACCTCGCGGCGCTGGCACGTGGGGAGCCGGACCCGGTGGCGGCGCGGCGGCTGGGCGAGGAGCTGCGGCGCTTCCTGGACGCGCTGGACTGGGGAGGGCACGAGGACGCCCTGGAGGCCGAGGCGCGGAGCGGGCGGGGGCCCCGGCTGGTGGTGCGCTCGGCGGCGGCGGAGCTGTACTCGCTGCCGTGGGAGCTGGCGACGTTCAAGGACAGCGGGCAGCACCTGGCGGACCTGCGCGGCTTCACGCTGCGCTACGAGTGGCCCCGGGAGGTGCGCCCGGCGCCCGCGCCCTCGGCCCGGGAGGGGCGCGTGCTGCTGGCCTGGTCCGAGGCGGGCGGCGGCGTGCCGGAGAAGGAGCACCAGGAGGCGCTCGCGCGGGCCAGCCTGGAGGGGGGCTTCGGCTTCGAGGGGCGGCGGGACGTGCTGCCCAAGGTGTCGCTGGAGGCGCTGGAGAAGACGCTGCGCGAGGCCGTGCAGGCCGACGAGCCCGTCGCCGTGCTGCACCTGCTCTGTCACGGGGCGCCGCTGGGGACGTCGGAGGACAGTCACTACGGGCTGGTGTGGAACGCGCCGGAGGGCGGCAGGCGCCTGGTGGACGCGGGGGCGCTGGGCGCGGTGCTGGGGCCGTACCGGGACACGCTCCGCATGGTGGTGCTGTGCGCCTGCCATGGCGGAGACGGCGGCGCGCTGGCCAGCCACCTGGGCAGCCTGGCGCAGGAGCTCCACCGCGTGGGCATCGGCATGGTGGTGGCATCGCGGCTGCCGCTGTCGGCCGAGGGCTCGGTGGTGCTGGCGCGGACGCTGTACGAGAAGCTGCTGGTGGACTCGTGCTCGCTGGAGGAGGCGCTGGGCGCGGCGCGGCGCGGGCTGCGGGTGGAGGTGAAGGGCTTCGACTGGGCCTCGCTGCAGCTGTATGCGCGCCGCACCGGTGACGCGGACCTGCGGCCGGTGGTGCTGCGGCCCTACCAGGGGCTGCTGCCCTTCGGTCCGAGCAACCGGCGCTTCTTCTTCGGACGCAGCCGCCTGGAAGCGGAGCTGCTGGCACGACTGGGGGAGGCCGTGCGGGGGCAGAGGCCCCGCTTCCAGGTGGTGGCGGGCGCGTCCGGCGCGGGGAAGTCCTCGGTGGTGATGGCCGGGCTCATCCCCCAACTGCCACCGGCCGAGTGGGACGTGCTGACGGTGCGGCCCGAGGCGCTGGTGCGCACCATGCCGAGGGCAACGGGCATGCGCGCCGAGGCGCTGCGCGAGCTGCGCCACCGGCTGCACCGGCTGTGGAGCGCCGAGCCCATGGCGGACGAAGGCCGGGTGGAGCCGCACGACGTGCTGGTGGAGGTGTGGAGGCTGAGGCACGCGCGCCCCCAGCAGAGGCTGCTGCTGGTGGTGGACCAGCTCGAGGAGGTCTTCACGCACCTGGACCCCGTGGAGCGCCGCGAGCTGATGCAGGCCCTGTGGGCGCTGGGCCGGGAGAAGGAGCTGGAGTGCGTGGTGGTGACCACGCTGCGGGTGGACTCCTTCGAGCGCTGCGGCGAGGTGGTGCTGGACGCGGACACCCGGCTGGACGCGGTGGTGTACGCGGAGAAGCACCGCGTCTTCGTGCCGCAGATGAGCCCGGAGGAGCTGGCGGAGGCCATCGAGAAGCCCGCACACCGGGTGGGGCTGTACCTGGAGGCGGGGCTGGTGGACCGGCTGTGCCGGGACGTGGGGCAGGAGCCCGGCGCGCTGCCGCTGCTGGAGCACGCGCTGGACACGCTGTGGCGCCACCGCGAAGGCCACCGGCTGACGCACCGGGCCTACGAGGAGATGGAGGGTGTGGCGGGCAGCCTCGTGCAGACGGCGGAGCAGCTCTACGACAGCCTGGAGGAGGACGAGCGCCAGCAGTCCCGGCGGCTGCGCGCGGAGCTGGTCGCGCTGGGGGACGAGACGACGCCCGACACCCGGCGGCGGGTGTGGCTGGAGGACGTGCGCCCCTCGGACCCGGCGGAGCAGGCCGCCTTCGACCGCGTGCTGGACAAGCTGGTGACGGCGCGGCTCGTCACCCGGAGCACCGTGGGGGACGGCGGCGGCAAGGTCTGCCTGGAGGTGGCGCACGAGGCGCTCATCCGCCGGTGGAAGCGGCTGCGGGGCTGGCTCCAGCAGAACCGGCGGCGGCTGCTCCAGTGGCGCGAGCTGCGGGCCATGGCCGAGGCGTGGCAGTTGCACCGCAACGAGCCGGAGGGCGGCAGCTCCTACCTCGCGGTGGGCGCGCGGCTCGGGTATGCGCGCGGCATCCGCGAAGAGCACCAGTGGCAGATGACGGCGCCGGTGCGCGAGTTCCTGGAGGCCTGCGAGGAGCACGAGCACCGCAAGGTGCGGAGCAGGAGGCGGCGGCGGATGGGGCTGGTGCTGGCGATGGGAGTGCTCGCGGCGGTGACCTTCGAGCTGACGCGCCGACATCTCGCCGCCCTGGAGCGGCTGGAGCGTATCGGCCGGCAGGGCACGCAGGTCCACCGCGGCGTCGCGCGGCTGTGTCCCAGGGACGACGCGAAGGCGGAGTGCGGGGAGCTGCGCCAGGCGGCGGACACGTTCCTGGTGGGGCTCGATGCGGCCAACGAGGTCCCGCTCCTGCAGGACCGCGTCACCCACCACATGGCGACCGGCGACACGGCCCGGATGCGGGGAGACCTGGCGAGCGCGAGCGAGGAGTACCGTCAGGCCCTGGCGCTCACCCAGGACCTGCTCGCGAAACAGCCGGACACGCCGCTGTTCAAGCAGATGCGCGTCAGCATCCATGCCAGCCTCGGACAGCTGGCCCACACGCGGGGCCTGTTCAAGGAGGCGCTCCAGCACTACCTCACGCACCTGGAGCTGCTCGACGAGCTGCTGAAGCACGACCCGGCCAACGCCGGCCTCCGGGACGAGCACTCCCGGAGCCTCAAGCGGCTGGCGAAGCTGGCGTCGGACCAGGCCCAGTCGGTGAAGGACGCGGCGCGGCCCCTGGGCAACCCCGACCCCTGA
- a CDS encoding outer membrane beta-barrel domain-containing protein: protein MRYALLILSFLVPGLARAQAEALENPGAVSAIQERQYRMHHELLLGVGVLPADAFYKGLIGAVGYTYHFSDSFAWQVGRGMYSYNVQTSLRRQLERDFDVAPTASAFEDQVQWMVGSDLVWSPLYGKTAFLNSSVLHFEAFLLGGGTVVKIDRQDGFRPAVNLGLGVRLFSGQTLSFRLDVTNNVVFAGTSRIINVPTVQLGTAFNFGATE from the coding sequence GTGCGATACGCCCTGCTCATCCTCTCGTTCCTGGTGCCCGGCCTTGCGCGCGCCCAGGCCGAGGCGCTCGAGAACCCCGGCGCCGTCTCCGCCATCCAGGAGCGGCAGTACCGGATGCACCACGAGCTGCTGCTCGGCGTCGGCGTGCTGCCGGCCGATGCCTTCTACAAGGGCCTCATCGGCGCCGTCGGCTACACGTACCACTTCAGCGACAGCTTCGCGTGGCAGGTGGGCCGCGGCATGTACAGCTACAACGTGCAGACGAGCCTGCGCCGCCAGCTCGAGCGCGACTTCGACGTGGCCCCCACCGCGTCCGCCTTCGAGGACCAGGTGCAGTGGATGGTGGGCTCGGACCTCGTCTGGAGCCCGCTCTACGGAAAGACGGCCTTCCTCAACAGCTCGGTGCTGCACTTCGAGGCGTTCCTGCTGGGCGGCGGCACCGTGGTGAAGATTGACCGGCAGGACGGCTTCCGCCCCGCGGTCAACCTGGGCCTGGGCGTGCGCCTGTTCTCCGGCCAGACGCTGTCCTTCCGGCTGGACGTGACGAACAACGTCGTCTTCGCCGGCACCTCCCGCATCATCAACGTCCCGACGGTCCAGCTCGGCACCGCGTTCAACTTCGGCGCCACGGAATGA